Proteins encoded in a region of the Orcinus orca chromosome 8, mOrcOrc1.1, whole genome shotgun sequence genome:
- the BATF2 gene encoding basic leucine zipper transcriptional factor ATF-like 2 isoform X1: protein MHLCGADGPLIRMDPDEHQRQLKKKQNNRAAAQRSRQKHTNKADALHQQHESLEKHNHTLRKEIQALQAELAWWSRTLHMHERLCPMDCASCLAPVSPGCWGQAEWPPGPVCPGQHGCQEQPGPFRTPVSSPMALQLSPDPQPHGSLGLLLSPLPSLSLGPAPVTASSAQPSPSPVQSASPTGSGLLRSSSKLSTLLPSPPAQPPPLQSLGLEHPTRGKLASSTHSPSAPLGLGFLQGREHKACFPSNRSARAPPPLAFPLLSSAQVYF from the exons ATGCACCTCTGTGGGGCTGATGGGCCGCTGATCAGGATG GACCCTGACGAACATCAGAGGCAgctgaagaagaaacagaataacCGTGCGGCCGCCCAGAGGAGCCGACAGAAGCACACGAACAAGGCGGATGCCCTGCACCAG CAGCATGAGTCACTGGAGAAACACAACCACACCCTGCGGAAGGAGATCCAGGCCCTTCAGGCTGAGCTGGCGTGGTGGAGTCGGACCCTGCACATGCATGAGCGCCTGTGCCCCATGGACTGTGCCTCCTGCTTGGCTCCAGTGTCCCCTGGCTGCTGGGGCCAGGCTGAGTGGCCCCCAGGCCCCGTGTGCCCTGGACAACATGGCTGCCAGGAACAGCCAGGCCCGTTCCGGACCCCGGTCTCCTCTCCGATGGCTCTGCAGCTCTCTCCAGATCCACAGCCTCATGGTTCCCTTGGCCTCCTCTTGTCCCCTCTGCCCTCACTGTCCCTTGGTCCTGCCCCTGTCACTGCATCCTCTGCCCAGCCGTCCCCTAGCCCTGTCCAATCTGCCTCGCCCACTGGCTCCGGCCTGCTGAGGTCTTCCTCCAAGCTCAGCACCCTcctgcccagccccccagcccaaCCTCCCCCTCTACAGTCCCTCGGGCTGGAGCACCCCACCAGGGGGAAGCTGGCGTCCTCAACCCACAGCCCCTCAGCTCCTCTGGGGCTGGGCTTTCTGCAGGGCAGGGAGCATAAAGCCTGCTTCCCCAGCAACAGATCAGCAAGGGCCCCACCCCCTCTGGCCTTCCCCCTGCTCTCCTCTGCTCAAGTCTACTTCTAA
- the BATF2 gene encoding basic leucine zipper transcriptional factor ATF-like 2 isoform X2, whose amino-acid sequence MHLCGADGPLIRMDPDEHQRQLKKKQNNRAAAQRSRQKHTNKADALHQHESLEKHNHTLRKEIQALQAELAWWSRTLHMHERLCPMDCASCLAPVSPGCWGQAEWPPGPVCPGQHGCQEQPGPFRTPVSSPMALQLSPDPQPHGSLGLLLSPLPSLSLGPAPVTASSAQPSPSPVQSASPTGSGLLRSSSKLSTLLPSPPAQPPPLQSLGLEHPTRGKLASSTHSPSAPLGLGFLQGREHKACFPSNRSARAPPPLAFPLLSSAQVYF is encoded by the exons ATGCACCTCTGTGGGGCTGATGGGCCGCTGATCAGGATG GACCCTGACGAACATCAGAGGCAgctgaagaagaaacagaataacCGTGCGGCCGCCCAGAGGAGCCGACAGAAGCACACGAACAAGGCGGATGCCCTGCACCAG CATGAGTCACTGGAGAAACACAACCACACCCTGCGGAAGGAGATCCAGGCCCTTCAGGCTGAGCTGGCGTGGTGGAGTCGGACCCTGCACATGCATGAGCGCCTGTGCCCCATGGACTGTGCCTCCTGCTTGGCTCCAGTGTCCCCTGGCTGCTGGGGCCAGGCTGAGTGGCCCCCAGGCCCCGTGTGCCCTGGACAACATGGCTGCCAGGAACAGCCAGGCCCGTTCCGGACCCCGGTCTCCTCTCCGATGGCTCTGCAGCTCTCTCCAGATCCACAGCCTCATGGTTCCCTTGGCCTCCTCTTGTCCCCTCTGCCCTCACTGTCCCTTGGTCCTGCCCCTGTCACTGCATCCTCTGCCCAGCCGTCCCCTAGCCCTGTCCAATCTGCCTCGCCCACTGGCTCCGGCCTGCTGAGGTCTTCCTCCAAGCTCAGCACCCTcctgcccagccccccagcccaaCCTCCCCCTCTACAGTCCCTCGGGCTGGAGCACCCCACCAGGGGGAAGCTGGCGTCCTCAACCCACAGCCCCTCAGCTCCTCTGGGGCTGGGCTTTCTGCAGGGCAGGGAGCATAAAGCCTGCTTCCCCAGCAACAGATCAGCAAGGGCCCCACCCCCTCTGGCCTTCCCCCTGCTCTCCTCTGCTCAAGTCTACTTCTAA